The genome window ACCGCCCCCACCCCTACGAGCTGTTCCTGTACTACGATCTCTAGGCCGGGGGCCCGCCCGCGGGCGGGATGGAGAACCGGGACGCACGAAGACCCCGGGTCGGGGCGCCAGCTCCGACCCGGGGTTCACTTGTCGGCCGCGCTGTGCCGGCGAGGTCAACGCAAGAGCGGCCCCGCCGGGCCGCTCGTCACGGATCTCGAGGCACTTCTGTCAAACCTGCGCAATCAAGCCCGCAAGGGGTGTTATGTCATAGCCCGCACTCCCCGGCTACTCCATTCCGCCGGGGTTGGGTCGGGTCTCGGCGACCTCGATCAGGGCCAGCAGGGCGCCGAAAACCTCGTCGGCCGGATGGCGGTTGCCGCCGTGGAGCTCGGCCAGGGCGATGCCGTCGGTGGCGTCGAGGACCAGCTCGGCCAGCAGATCCGGCCCCAGGTCGCCCCGTCGGGGGGGACCGTCGGACAGGGAGGAGCGCAACAGCTCGCGCAGCCGATCCCGGCCGGCGTTGACCAGCCGGGCGCTCTCGTCGTCCCGGCCGACGGTCTGGAGGAACTCCAGGGTCCGGGCCCGGTTGCGGACGTAGCCGGTAAAATCGTTGAAGACGGCGTAACCGAAGGCGACCAGGCCGTCGATGCCCGCTGAACCGGCCTCGAGAGCCTCGGCGCACCGGCGCAGCAGCTCCGCCGCCTCGGCGCTCCAGACGGCGCGCAGCAGGTCGGCTTTGGCGCCGAAGTGCTGGTAGATCGAGGAGACGGAGAGCCCGGCGGCGGCGGCGACGTCGCGCATCCGCAGCCCGGCGACCGGGGTCTCGGCGAGCAGGCCGCGGGCGGCGGCGATGATCCGGTCCCGGGTCGCGGCCGGTCCGGCGTCGTCGGGGGAAGGGTGTGCCATGACGACCCCATTATCCCAAGGCGCGGGGGGGTTGGTCAAGGCTGCCGAACAACGGTTCGGCGCGTCGTCAGCCGCTCCGCGCTTCGCTGGACCCCTGCGGCCGAACGGCCGTTCGGTTCAGCCGCGCAGATTCTCCAGGCGCCGGCGGGCCTCCGGCACCTGCTCGAGCAGGCCGGAGATCAGCCCGCAGGGCAGCTCGGCGCACTCGGCGCAGGTCTTGAAGCCCCTGTCGATGGCGCAGGCCCGGATCTCGCATTCCGGGGCGTGACAACCCAGGGGTTGCGGCGGGCGAGCCAAGCAGCCGTCACAGGGCAGATCCGCCGCATCGATCTCGGTCTGGTAGAGCTCGCTCCACTGCCGGGCGACTTCGGCGAAGGCCGCCCGGTCGCCGGAGCGGGTGGCGATGAAGGCCGGGCATTCGGCGCATTCCAGGCCGCAGCATCCTCCGTGTTCCAGCATGCTCACTCCTTGGCCCAGACACCGAAGACGTGGCCCTCGGGGTCGCGCAGGCGGGCGTAAAAACCCATTCCGCCGCCGATGTCGGTCTTGGGGACCACCACGGCGCCGCCGGCGGCCTCGACCCCGCCCTGGACCGCCTCGATGTCGGCGACCTCGAAGTAGATCACCGGATGCTCGACGTCGGCGGTGGGCTCACCGCCCAGGTTGCCGCCCAGATCGAACATCTCCGGGCCGCCGTAGCTGGTCCTGCCCCAGCCGAGAACGTTGCAGTAGAAGTCGAGCTGGGCCCGCCGGTCCTCGGCCGGTACCTCGAACCATACGATCCGGGACATTGCCCTCCTCTCGTTGTTGTACCGCTTTGACTAGTCGCTCTTCTTGAACTGGTCCCGGGGCGCGCCGCACTCCGGGCACTGCTGGGGTCGGCAGCGCACCTTGGCGGTCCGGTGACCGCACTTGCCGCAGACGTAGACCGGCATTCCGCCTCCTCCCTATTCGACAGATGGATTGGCGTTCCACGGTTGACCGACGTATTGCTGATAGAACTCAGTGGCGCTGATGGT of Candidatus Coatesbacteria bacterium contains these proteins:
- a CDS encoding radical SAM protein, producing the protein MPVYVCGKCGHRTAKVRCRPQQCPECGAPRDQFKKSD
- a CDS encoding TetR family transcriptional regulator; its protein translation is MAHPSPDDAGPAATRDRIIAAARGLLAETPVAGLRMRDVAAAAGLSVSSIYQHFGAKADLLRAVWSAEAAELLRRCAEALEAGSAGIDGLVAFGYAVFNDFTGYVRNRARTLEFLQTVGRDDESARLVNAGRDRLRELLRSSLSDGPPRRGDLGPDLLAELVLDATDGIALAELHGGNRHPADEVFGALLALIEVAETRPNPGGME
- a CDS encoding DUF3795 domain-containing protein, translated to MLEHGGCCGLECAECPAFIATRSGDRAAFAEVARQWSELYQTEIDAADLPCDGCLARPPQPLGCHAPECEIRACAIDRGFKTCAECAELPCGLISGLLEQVPEARRRLENLRG